CCGGTGTGAACAGTTGGTACAGTCACGCCAACAGTTCATAGCTGACCGTCGAACCGGCACACTCGAGATAAACGATTACGGATCTTTCAACAGGTACATCTACGAGTCCATCGACACGCAATTTCCGGTCCTCGAGACGGTCCTCGAACTGCGTGAGGAAATCGAGCGTCGCCGCTAGTTTCACAGTCACTGAGTGAGAAGTGAAAATGAAGACCGAAAACAACAGTCGAGTGAGACTGGAGGATCGGTGATTAACGACAGTCACCGCGAATGCGACTCGGAAAAGTTGATGTTAAGTTCGAGTTCGTTCGACGCACCCAGGAGAACCTCCGGAAGTTTGGAATTTAATCGCTCACCTCGCATCCGGTGAGTCGGACCTGAAATGCTGATCGCACCGATAACGGTTTCGTCCGGTCCGATCACGGGTACACCAACGGCGTAAAGTCCGTCAATATGTTCTTCCCTGTTTATCGCATATCGACGTTCACGGATTTCCTCGAGGTCGTCCAGTAACTGTTCTCGATCCTGAATCGTATTGTCGGTGATTTTCGACATTCCCCAGTAGTCGAGAACCGCATCGCGGCGGTCGTCGGAGAGAAAGGCCAAAATCGATTTCCCCGCAGCCGTCGCGTGGAGTTGCGCGCCGCCGAGTTGGCCGACGGACGTGCGCGATTTGACCGCTCTGTCCCCCTCAGCGATATGAACGTACACCGAGTGCCCGTGTTCTTCGGCGACGAACTGTACCCGTTCGCCTGTTGATTCGGCGAGTTCTTCAACGACCGGCTTTGCTTCCTCGAAGCCGGGCCGTTGGCGCTTGACGAACTCGCCGAAGTTAAGAAATTGTAACCCGAGGTGGTATTCATCGTCCCGTTTGACGATGTAGTGGTTCCGCTCGAGAGTAACCAAGTGATTGTGTAGCGTGCTTTTCGGTAAATCAACTTGATTGGCGATTTCGGTGAAGGTCCCGCCGTTTATCTCTCGGAGAACGTCGAGCACACTGAGCGCTCTATCGATCGCTCGAACGGGGCCATCTTGTGTGTGTTCTGGTATCATACCAATGAGTAACATCGACCACCCATTAAAATCTTGCCTAGCTGAAAGCTCAAATCACGTATTTTGGCGAAAACGTAGCTGAATAGGTCCTGAAAGGGTATGATTTCGCCCTTAACCTTATTTCAGCATGACTGAAAAGGCCGAATCGGTTATGTCCTTGACTTACAGTGTAGTCAGATATTCCACCATTTGGTCCCACAACGGACGAGTTTTCATCCATGTGTGTACAATTGAGTAATATCTTGTTCGTATCTTGTGCTGATTGGATTAGCGTCCCCCCGATGTATTACAGTCGTATCATTGTAAATTCCCTCTGCAAATCGTCTGGTCCAGTTATGGTACATAATAGCACACCGCATTCGAAATCCAGTAGAGTGAAACATCAATAGCAATAGTGTCTTCCAGGTGGATGACGTTTCACATACGAGGTAACTATAGAGTCCCAAGTATATCGTTTCAGTGTTATGAGAGACCAACATAACTAGCACAGCGGAAATTGACTGGGGCAATGGCCTTCGTTTCAATGCAGATGGTCTTCCAGCCAGTGGTATCAGTGATCGATGCACCCAGTGAGAGAAATAGACTCGAACACCGACCGACCGAGAGTACCCAAACGTCTTTCGACCGGAAGAAACGCTGCTTAAATTGGCGCTCGGTTCAGACCAACGACCGGTGGGGTGATGTTGAGTGTGAAATAGACAAAGAACGTATTTTTGACAGGGAGGGCACCGTGACGAGCCATAAATACAACCGGCTCAAAACGGAAACCATCCCACTGTAGGTTACAGGCACACGGGTGTAAAATTATAGAGATACAAACACATTTTACCGGTCGAGTAGTACACACTCTCAGTGACCGGTCGTAGCCAAAGACCGACGGAGAACCCACTTGTGGGTGCAAACTCGGTCGTGTCGCAGTGGATTACGGATCTCAGCTCTCGATGACGATCTAGTCGTGTACTGGAGTGGTGATGGCGACGAACAGTTGAGCACACCCCAACTCGCAACCCACGTTAACAGCAGATCCTCAAAACGGCCCTTGAGGACACAGAGATTGTCCCGAAAGACGGCGAAGTCGAAAACACGTACCGACTGCTGACTGACGACGGTTACATCTGAAGACTGTCTCCAAGAGTACCCCGTTCGAACGGTCTTCGAGGAACGAAACTGTGGCTGTCAAGAACGAGACACCGTTTGAAGCGAATCACTGGCAGTTATTCCGTAGAGACTTCGCTCTGATGCGTTCTCGTATGATACGGGAGTAAAATATTTTTGTGGGCAATGAAAACTAATCGACAGAGAAAGCGGGGCAAGATACGCCGCCACGGGCGACGCTCTACGCTAACAATATCAGTGGAATTGACGAAACGACGGTTACGTTCCGGCAGGAGTGACAGTCCTCGCCGAACGAAACGCGACGAATCGAACCTCGCTCCTACAGGCACTTATGCCGGCTCTCGGAAGTGACCAAGTCAGTCTCAAGGCCGACGCTACTGAAGGCGAAGTCAAACTTAAATTCGGTGAGGAACGCTACCGACGTTCGCTCGAGCGACGAAACGGTACGATCGTCACTGACGGCAACCCGTTCCTCGAAAAGTCAGAGTTTGTCGGACTTTTTTATTTCTCCTCGAATCGAACGAAGCCAGACAGGCTGTCAATCGTGGCGAGGGGCTTCGTGAACTGATTATGCGACCGGTCGATACCGACGCCATCAACGCAGAAATAGAACGCTGTAAACAGCGCAAGCAACAGATCGACGGGCAACTCGAGGAACGACTTCCCGACCTCGAGGCCAAACGAGCGCGTGTAGTCGACGAGATCGAAGCTCTCCGCGAGGAACTCGAGACGGCACAATCTAAACTCGAGCGAACGCGAGGTGACCAGGTTGGTTTTCGCACTCACGGGGTATTCCGTCCACGGCGTCTACGAGACGGTCCCGTTCATGCTGCTCGACTCGCTCGAGGCATCGAGGCGATCGACTCCGAACGCATCGCAAAGCTCATCGAGTACTTCGAATCGTACGTTCCCTATCTCGTCGTCGCACTGCTCGACGAGGACGCGCAAGCGGTCGACGTCGAGCACAACACTGTTTCGAAAATTGGATCGGCGTCGAACTCGTAATACCGATATAAGCCTGTTAGAATAGAACTGGGTTGGAATGTGCACTGACTCGATATCATTATGTGAAATCTATCTGTGATATCTTCACCAAACGGCGAATCTTTGTAATTGCGTTATGGTGATTGCTAAATCGACGTGGCTTACCTATCCTCGGCCAGTCAATTTCAGTGCTTTATCTTTTTAGAAACATGTTCGGCAGTGATCTGGCATCCGTGACGTCCGGGACAAAATCAAACCACGGTTCCCTAACGTGCAGCCACCAGGTGCTGGACGTAGTTGACGAGAAATACAACGCTCAAGACGTCAAGTTTCTCGTAGAGGCCTCGAACAAATGTACTCACCATAACAGTTTATATACCGTTTTGGACCTTTTATTCGGTTATTTGCTTGTTTTGTATCGATAACGACGTGTAGGAAGTAGTGTTCATCGTCGAGGGGGATTACGGTTTCGTTGATCACAATACGATCAGGGATACGTCAGTGTTTGGCTGAAACTTAGGTTTGAAAACCCAGGTATGGACCGGTGGTCTCGAGAAATTCACCCCCGATATACCAATATATGGACTATTATATAAAATAGATAATAGCTGGTACCCTCACTCAGTCTACCAACACTAGAACTACGTTAGTACATTCCGACACATATATCTAGGATCTTCACTCCTTCCACTGGATTTGGCCACCAGTCAGAATGATAGGGAACTCGACTGATTAGTAATCATATACTTCCGAATCGTCCTTGGGATTGATAGTGATGTTCTTCGTCTGAAGGTACGAATCAAGCGCCTCGAGGCCTTTTCTCGGCCGATTACTCTTTATTTGTAGCCGCCGAAAGATGTTTGCGAGGTGTCGCCGAACCATTTGTCGATGTAGACGTTTTCAGCCTCGAGTTGCTGTGCGAAACGGTGAGCGAGAGTGACGTCGCTCGTGAAGACGCCAGCGGTAAGTCCATAGATGGAGTCGTTGGCTATTTCGACGGCCTCGGCTTCGTCGTCGAAGATGCATACGGCCAAGACAGGTCCAAAAGCCACCTCGCAGGCGATACGCGCGTCGGGGCCAACATCGGTGAAGACTATCGGCTCGACGAGGAATCCGTCGCCGTCGCGCGCCGCGCCGTCACACCCTCTTCCGTTCCGTCTTCGATGTAACTTGTGATTCTCTCGAACTGTTCCTCGGACACGACAGGACTCATATCTAGATCATCGTGACCGGGACCGAGGTCAGTCGAGTCAGCGGTTGCAACGATCCTCTCGATGAGTTCGTCGTGCACGGACTCGTGGACGACGACACGGTCGACCGCCGAGCAGACCGGCCCGTGTTCGTGAAGATACCCGTAGTGATCCACTCCGCTGCGTTGTCGAGGTTCGCATCTGGAAAGACGGTTGCCGGGTTCTTCCCGCCTAACTCGAGCGTGACTGGCGTGACAGTCTCCGTAGCCGCTTTCATGATGTGCTGGTCGGTCGATACGCACCCCGCAAACGTAATCTGGTCGACCCTTTCTTGTTCGGTCAGTGCCCGACCCGTAGGGTCGCCAAAGCCCGGTGCAACATTGACGATACCGTCTGAAACGCCCGCATCTGTATAGAGTTCTGCCAGTCGAAGTGATGACAGCGGCGTTTGCTCGGCCGCCTTCACGAACCTCGCGTTGCCAGCGACGAGCGTCGGTGCAACGGTACGTACGAAGAGGTCTCCCGGGAAATTCCAGGCGTAATCTGAGCGCTGACGTTGTACAGTTCCCAAACGGTTTAGTCGACTTGATCCGTTTCAACGCGGATGCTCGCCCCTTCCAGTTTGTCCGACGCGCCCGCGTAATACTCGAAGTAATGGGCGGCGCCGATCATGTCGCTTTCCGTCTGGGAAATGGGCTTACCCTGATCGAGATCCTCGAGGGTGGCGATATCTCAATTTTTTCGTGGAACAGTTGGCCGACTTGATAAATGATGTGGCCGACGCCCATTCGGGAATCACATCCATCGTCTGCTCTCGAGCGCGAGACGAATCAGTCTGCGTGGGGATGCAGCGCCGCTCGAGTAATCTCGCGAGTGTCAGACTTGGCCAGCGCCTCCTCGGCGTCGAGAAGATCGTACTCAGCGTCGATCAAATCCTCGTAGGGGTAGTCGTCGCCGTGTTTGGACAAGAATTCGAGCGCCGTCTGGAGGTACCACGGCTGGTAGCGAATTGCCGTCGTTATATCGATTCCCTTGCGGGTCAACGTGCCGGTGTCGAACTCGGACATGATGCCAGGATTGACGTTTCCGACTTCGAGATAGCGTCCACCCTGGCGCAGCAGGTGAGGACCTTCAGCGAACGCCTGGGGGACGCCTGCGACCTCGACACCGACGTCCGCGCCGACGCCGTCGGTCAATTCTCGGACCCGCTTTGCGCGCTCCTCGACGGTTTCGTACTCGCGGAAATCGATCACGTGATCGACGCCGAACTCCCTCGCCCGTTCTATCCGACCGTCGACGCCTTCGACGACGATGGTTTTTGCGCCGCGTTCGCGCGCGATGGCGATCGTGTTGAGTCCGAGGCCGCCAGCTCCTTGGATCACGACCGTATCGTTCCAGTCGACGCCAACCTCGTCTACTCCGTAGAGCATTTGTGAGAGCGCACAGTTCGCCGCAGCTGCGACTTTCGGGTTCACGTCGGCGGGAACCTTGTAGAAGTATTGATTCGGATGGACAAAATAGTGCGTCGAGAACGTCCCGTGGAAGTGAGGGGGTTCCTCCGGCGGTTTCGACCAGTAGGTGTACGCGTTCTCACACAGGTTAAACTGACCCTCTTGGCATGGTGGACACCGCTGGCAGGTGAGGAAATACGCCGGTGCGATCGTGTCGCCTCTCTCGATCGGCTCGCCCGCGTAGTCAGTCGCCACACCCTCACCGAGTTCACTAACCCGACAGACCGCCTCGTGACCTAACACGCCGTCTTTCACTTCGGGGTGGTGGCCTCGCCAAATGTGCAGTTCCGAACCACAGACGTTCGCTTGCTCTATCTCAGTCAGCACTGTCCCGGGTTCCGGCTCCGGGACCTCGTATTCCTTAATCTCGAGTTGTTCGGGCTCCGATAGGTAGACGAGCTTTCCAGTGGGTCGTGTTCCCATACATCGATATTTTCATCTCACAGAATAAGTCTTCCGTCAATCGAAATCACGTACATCGAGTGATTTCTCCAGACGAACGTCTGAGCCCACGTTGGCGTGTCTGGAATCGAATCGAGACGTTTGCCGCTTCGTCGGTATCGGTTACCTGCTCGAGGCCAGCGAAGTGCTCGAGTTGACGTGCTAACTTCGAACAACACGGTCGCCGTATGCTACATGTGATGGAGGTAGAAGTCCTCGATAACGTCGATTTCTTCGACTTTCGCTGTCCTACCCGTCAGATCACTGACCGCGAGACTCTCCTCGGCAGATCCGAAGTCGATGACCCAGTATGGTGTGTAGACGAGTTCCAGGTCGTCGAGGGAGTACTCCGGCATCTCGGTTGCGCGGTGGAACCGTCCAACGTACTTGAACAACCACTCGCGCCAGATCGAGCGGACTTCGTCCTCGTCGATTTCCGGTTTGATGACGAGCGTTGGATCGATGTCAATCGTGTTCCGATTCGGTAATTCGACGTCGATTTCGCCCGGTTTTCCGGTGATAGCGTCGACGCCGGCGAGAAATTTCAGCTGTTTTTCTCCGCCCACGGTTTTTCTGATCGTTGCACTCGTGTACGCGATGTAGTCAGGGTAGTAGACGGCTCGAACGTCGAAATCTTCTGTTTCAGTCCCCCAGCCGAAGTAATCGCCAAGCCACGCGTAGACGTAGTTTTTCGCGCTCAGATTTCGAGTCCGCTCAACCGCAGACTCCTCGTCGAATCGCGCTTCGAACGCGGTAATCTCCATACTTACAACGATGGTAACCTATCAGTGAAAAACGCTCCGTCGAAAAGCGCGTCGGCGGCGTTAGTCGTCGCTCTCGGAAGTGCTGGCTGGACCGGGCGCACCGGTGTCGGTGTCGTAACGGGCATCGTCGATGAGACGCTGTTCAGCCGAGAACACCTCCTCTAAGTGCTCATCACCCGGTGGCTCGGTGAAGAAGCTCACCACGACAGTCGTAACGACGCTAACGATAAACCCGATGCCAGTCGAAGCATACGGGTTCTCGTTTAGCGGCCAAACGCCCTCGGTGACGCCGAATTGTGGACCGAGATGGATGAAGAAATACACAGTGAAGCCCACGATGATCGCCGCGTAGGCCGCGTGTTTCGTCGCCCGTCGCCAGAGCAGCCCGATCAAATACGGTCCGCCGAACGAC
The Natronorubrum sediminis genome window above contains:
- a CDS encoding zinc-binding dehydrogenase, which translates into the protein MGTRPTGKLVYLSEPEQLEIKEYEVPEPEPGTVLTEIEQANVCGSELHIWRGHHPEVKDGVLGHEAVCRVSELGEGVATDYAGEPIERGDTIAPAYFLTCQRCPPCQEGQFNLCENAYTYWSKPPEEPPHFHGTFSTHYFVHPNQYFYKVPADVNPKVAAAANCALSQMLYGVDEVGVDWNDTVVIQGAGGLGLNTIAIARERGAKTIVVEGVDGRIERAREFGVDHVIDFREYETVEERAKRVRELTDGVGADVGVEVAGVPQAFAEGPHLLRQGGRYLEVGNVNPGIMSEFDTGTLTRKGIDITTAIRYQPWYLQTALEFLSKHGDDYPYEDLIDAEYDLLDAEEALAKSDTREITRAALHPHAD
- a CDS encoding IclR family transcriptional regulator, whose amino-acid sequence is MIPEHTQDGPVRAIDRALSVLDVLREINGGTFTEIANQVDLPKSTLHNHLVTLERNHYIVKRDDEYHLGLQFLNFGEFVKRQRPGFEEAKPVVEELAESTGERVQFVAEEHGHSVYVHIAEGDRAVKSRTSVGQLGGAQLHATAAGKSILAFLSDDRRDAVLDYWGMSKITDNTIQDREQLLDDLEEIRERRYAINREEHIDGLYAVGVPVIGPDETVIGAISISGPTHRMRGERLNSKLPEVLLGASNELELNINFSESHSR